Proteins co-encoded in one Malus sylvestris chromosome 9, drMalSylv7.2, whole genome shotgun sequence genomic window:
- the LOC126582559 gene encoding potassium channel SKOR-like isoform X4, which yields MSRRVEVDGHRETEDDRDEEEEEYEVQDLRERIKSSRGSQFDLIKNELGLGDGSSIWRRRFSRQSLIDGVRGLSKGLVIHPDNRWYRAWMKFILLWAVYSSFFTPFEFGFFRGLEERLFILDVVGQVAFLVDIVSQFFIAYRDSHTYRMVYKRNRIALRYLKSSFIVDLLGCMPWDNIYKACGRREEVRYLLLIRLCRVRKVTRFFHDLEKDIRINYLFTRIIKLIVVELYCTHTAACIFYYLATTLPASQEGYTWIGSLKLGDYSYSSFRDIDLWKRYTTSLYFAIVTMATVGYGDIHAVNLREMIFIMVYVSFDMILGAYLIGNMTALIVKGSKTEKFRDKMTDLIKYMNRNRLGKDLRNQIKGHLRLQYESTYTEAAVLQEIPASIRSKISQTLYFPYIESVPLFKGCSTEFINQIVIKLHEEFFLPGEVIMEPGNVVDQLYFVCHGVLEEVGIGEDGTEETLELLEPNSSFGEISILCNIPQLHTVRVCELCRLLRLDKQSFTSILDIYFYDGRKILNNLLEGKAPRMKQLESDITFHIGKQEAEFALKVNSAAYHGDLFQLKGLIRTGADPNKTDYDGRSPLHLAALKGHEDITLFLIQEGVDINIKDNFGNTPLLEAIKNGNDRVSSLLIQQGASLNIDNAGSFICTSIARGDADLLKRLLANGIDPNSKDYDHRTPLHVAASEGLYIMSKLLLEAGASVFSKDRWGNTPLDEGRMCGNKNLIKLLEEAKAAQLTELPYCAQEITDKMHPKKCTVYPFHPWENKEGRRPGIVLWVPSTIGELIRTAGEQLEFSSSGSGIILTEDAGKILDVDLINDGQKLYLVSETHFT from the exons GTGGTATCGGGCATGGATGAAATTCATACTTTTATGGGCAGTGTACTCGTCCTTCTTCACACCTTTCGAGTTCGGGTTTTTCAGGGGTTTGGAGGAGAGACTCTTTATACTGGATGTAGTAGGACAGGTAGCATTCCTTGTAGACATTGTTTCGCAGTTCTTCATCGCCTACCGAGACAGTCACACCTATCGAATGGTCTATAAGCGCAACCGGATTGCTCTACG GTACTTGAAATCGAGTTTTATCGTTGACTTGCTTGGCTGTATGCCTTGGGATAACATCTACAAG GCTTGTGGGAGGAGAGAGGAAGTGAGGTATCTCCTATTGATAAGGTTATGTCGGGTGCGCAAAGTCACTAGGTTCTTTCATGACCTAGAAAAGGATATTCGTATCAATTATCTGTTTACCAGGATTATAAAGCTTATTGTCGTTGAACTCTACTGCACACATACAGCGGCCTGCATATTCTACTATTTGGCCACCACCCTGCCTGCTTCACAAGAAGGGTACACATGGATTGGAAGTTTGAAGTTAGGTGACTATAGTTATTCAAGCTTCAGGGACATTGACTTATGGAAGCGCTACACAACTTCTTTGTATTTTGCCATTGTAACCATGGCCACTGTTG GTTATGGAGATATTCATGCAGTCAATCTGAGGGAAATGATATTCATAATGGTTTATGTATCTTTTGACATGATTCTTGGGGCGTATTTGATTGGTAACATGACAGCGTTAATCGTAAAAGGATCAAAGACAGAAAAGTTCAGGGACAAAATGACAGATCTCATCAAATATATGAACAGAAATAGACTTGGGAAGGATCTCCGTAATCAAATCAAAGGTCACTTGCGTTTACAATATGAGAGTACCTACACGGAGGCTGCTGTTCTCCAGGAAATTCCTGCTTCAATTCGCTCTAAG ATTTCACAAACTTTATATTTTCCATACATTGAAAGTGTTCCTCTCTTCAAGGGATGCTCGACAGAATTCATCAATCAGATT GTTATTAAACTGCATGAAGAATTTTTTCTCCCTGGAGAGGTGATCATGGAACCAGGAAACGTCGTGGATCAACTTTATTTCGTCTGTCATGGTGTGCTG GAGGAGGTGGGCATAGGGGAAGATGGAACAGAAGAAACTCTTGAGCTTTTGGAACCTAACAGCTCATTTGGAGAAATCTCCATTCTTTGCAACATTCCTCAACTTCATACAGTTAGGGTGTGTGAATTATGTAGACTTCTGCGACTTGATAAACAATCTTTTACAAGCATCCTTGACATATACTTTTATGACGGGCGGAAAATCTTGAACAACCTTTTAGAG GGTAAAGCACCTCGCATGAAACAACTAGAGTCAGACATTACATTTCATATTGGAAAGCAAGAAGCTGAGTTTGCTTTGAAGGTAAATAGTGCGGCTTACCACGGAGATCTATTTCAGCTAAAAGGTTTGATCCGAACTGGAGCTGATCCCAACAAGACAGATTATGATGGAAGGTCACCCTTG CATCTCGCTGCATTAAAGGGACATGAAGATATTACACTTTTCCTTATTCAGGAAGGAGTAGACATCAATATCAAAG ACAATTTTGGGAACACACCCTTACTTGAAGCCATCAAGAACGGGAATGATCGAGTTTCTTCTTTACTTATCCAACAAGGGGCCTCCTTGAACATAGACAATGCTGGTAGTTTTATATGTACATCCATTGCAAGGGGGGACGCAGATCTCCTTAAAAGGTTATTGGCAAATGGCATTGACCCGAATTCAAAAGATTATGATCACCGGACTCCACTTCATGTAGCTGCATCAGAAGGACTATATATAATGTCAAAGCTGCTGTTAGAAGCTGGGGCTAGCGTTTTCTCGAAGGACAG ATGGGGAAATACCCCACTAGATGAAGGTCGGATGTGTGGGAACAAGAATTTAATCAAACTGCTGGAAGAAGCAAAGGCAGCTCAGTTGACAGAATTACCTTACTGTGCTCAAGAAATCACAG ATAAAATGCACCCGAAGAAGTGCACGGTATACCCTTTCCACCCATGggaaaacaaagaaggaagaagaccTGGAATCGTGTTATGGGTCCCAAGTACCATTGGAGAGCTCATCAGAACAGCAGGAGAGCAACTGGAGTTTTCATCGAGTGGTTCCGGTATAATATTAACAGAAGATGCAGGTAAAATTCTTGATGTGGACTTGATAAATGATGGTCAGAAACTGTATTTGGTCAGTGAGACACATTTTACATAA